GGGCCCCGCCGGCGGCCGAGGGCCCAGAACAGGGCCAGCACCACCAGCCCCAGTAGCAGCACGATCCTCGCCATGGTCGGTCTCAGCCGGTGGCGCGCTGCAGCACCACCTCCAGCACAAAGCGGGACCCCACATAGGCCAGCAGCAGCAGCAGGGCTCCGGCATACAGCCAACGGGTGGCCAGGTGACCCCGCCAACCCCGCACCCGGCGGCCGATCAGCAGGGCCGCCAGCGTGGCCCAGCCCAGCAGCGACAGCACGGTCTTGTGGTCCCATCGCCAATAGGCCGAGCTCAGGCCCAGCACCAGGGCCAGCGTCAGCACGATGAAGCCGGCCTGGACGAAGCGGAAGGTCAGCCGCTCCAGGCGCATCAGCGGCACACCGAAGGTGCCGCTGCCGGTGCCGATGCCGCTGCGCAGGCGACGCTCGGCGTTGTCCAGCAGCAGCGCGTGCAGCACCGCGGCACCGAACAGGCCGTAGGACAGCAGGCCCAGCAGCCAGTGCAGCGGCGCCCAGTGCGAATGGGCCACCACATGGAGTTCGCCCGGAAAGACCCAGGCCAAAGCCGCGGCCACCGCGCCCGCCGCGGCCAGGGTGCGCCGCAACCGCGGCACCGGCAGCATGCGGCTTTCCAGCCCGTGGATGGCGATCACCAGCCAGACCGTGAGCGAGAGCACCGGCGCGAAGCCGATGCGCAGCCCGGGCAGGCCATCGGCCCCGGGCCAGGCGTCGGACACCAGCACCAGGGCCTGCAGCCCCCAGGCGGCCACCAGGGCCTGCAGGGGCCAGCGGCGCTCCGGCCCGGCCGGCAGGGTGGCCAGCAGATAAGCGGCCACCGTGAAAACCGTGGCCAGCG
This sequence is a window from Ideonella dechloratans. Protein-coding genes within it:
- a CDS encoding cytochrome C assembly family protein, with amino-acid sequence MILAADPPAASTTLATVFTVAAYLLATLPAGPERRWPLQALVAAWGLQALVLVSDAWPGADGLPGLRIGFAPVLSLTVWLVIAIHGLESRMLPVPRLRRTLAAAGAVAAALAWVFPGELHVVAHSHWAPLHWLLGLLSYGLFGAAVLHALLLDNAERRLRSGIGTGSGTFGVPLMRLERLTFRFVQAGFIVLTLALVLGLSSAYWRWDHKTVLSLLGWATLAALLIGRRVRGWRGHLATRWLYAGALLLLLAYVGSRFVLEVVLQRATG